The following are encoded together in the Tripterygium wilfordii isolate XIE 37 chromosome 3, ASM1340144v1, whole genome shotgun sequence genome:
- the LOC119995545 gene encoding uncharacterized protein LOC119995545 — MAILTMLLDMYMRVFVISAKSATVQFSPLVKVTINPLRISGWRKSLCKRKLKDYSNCTRIILFGGCLYRLFWTVSARFTRLILWMQGRRSQEGDVLPLNDNIEGVLRTRNQPKVDETDIKSEEEETIEPMEDNNDTRCLEEFARPTIPTSPSCILLPTAARNYELKSLHFNMLPSFYGLPNENPLTFMKEFYATVSTFPLQGVTEEQLKMRCFPYTLKDQAKFWLMSLTPGSFTSWDAIYNKFVGKFYSHQKTGAFRRQISTFTQVDGEPFHEAWERYKLLLLQCPHHGYTLELQMQFFYDGLTQTCQSIADNAAGGAMFKKAPQEAYDIYEMLGSNSQQRDARSKKSGVYELNHSDNMARQIGELNKKIDAMLGTHANSMTQVEVCALCNIVGHSTHACWKNHPNLSWSNTQNQLNPYVQPKTSSLEESIKLFVQESRARMDRHDAMIATQETKLNQTLASMGKLEVQVGQLVDVIKIKEPGKLPSQPEQAKAITVLRSGKVIDNQINYEVTDNSTLNADQRRESVQPQHITTSNHSEKIQKPESIQSSEKQPNSESSSLQKSPNPYIPPIPFPGRLKQSKLDKSFSEIYDTLSKVNINLPLLDVIRNMPAYAKFFKELNTYKRKYGPHEKVMVSENVSAVLQRKLPPKLKDPGSFSINITVGDKKMEKAMLDLGASINLMPYSVYLQLGLGEVKPTTMSLQLAD, encoded by the exons ATGGCAATTTTGACAATGTTATTGGACATGTACATGCGAGTCTTCGTAATTTCAGCAAAATCTGCCACTGTTCAGTTCAGCCCACTTGTGAAGGTCACCATAAATCCTTTGAGAATATCTGG CTGGAGGAAATCTTTATGCAAGAGGAAACTAAAGGATTATTCTAATTGTACTAGGATTATATT ATTTGGTGGCTGTCTTTACCGACTATTCTGGACTGTTTCAGCAAGGTTTACTAGGCTTATA ctttGGATGCAAGGACGCCGATCACAAGAAGGAGACGTGCTTCCATTGAACGATAACATTGAAGGAGTTCTAAGGACTAGAAATCAACCAAAGGTAGACGAGACTGACATCAAATCTGAGGAAGAGGAAACAATTGAACCAATGGAGGACAACAATGATACACGTTGTTTGGAGGAATTCGCTCGGCCGACTATTCCTACTTCACCATCATGCATATTACTTCCAACTGCAGCTAGAAATTATGAGTTGAAATCTCTACATTTTAATATGCTTCCAAGTTTCTATGGTTTACCTAATGAGAATCCTTTGACTTTCATGAAAGAATTTTATGCTACTGTTAGTACTTTTCCTTTGCAGGGTGTGACTGAGGAACAACTGAAGATGAGATGCTTTCCATATACCCTAAAGGATCAAGCTAAGTTTTGGCTGATGTCTCTAACACCTGGATCATTCACTTCATGGGATGCCATATACAACAAATTTGTAGGGAAGTTTTACTCACATCAGAAAACTGGTGCATTCAGACGTCAAATCTCCACATTCACACAAGTTGATGGTGAACCATTCCATGAGGCGTGGGAACGTTATAAATTGCTTTTACTTCAATGCCCGCATCATGGTTATACTTTGGAGTTACAAATGCAATTTTTTTATGATGGACTAACCCAAACATGTCAATCTATTGCTGATAATGCTGCAGGTGGTGCAATGTTCAAAAAGGCTCCTCAAGAAGCTTATGACATTTATGAGATGCTTGGATCCAATTCACAACAAAGAGATGCTCGAAGCAAGAAATCTGGTGTGTATGAACTAAACCACAGTGATAATATGGCAAGACAAATTGGAGAACTAAATAAGAAGATCGATGCCATGTTAGGCACCCATGCCAATTCTATGACTCAAGTCGAGGTATGTGCTTTATGCAATATTGTTGGTCATTCTACTCATGCAT GTTGGAAGAATCACCCTAATCTTTCTTGGAGTAATACTCAGAATCAACTTAACCCTTATGTTCAACCAAAGACCTCTTCTTTGGAAGAATCGATTAAGTTGTTTGTGCAGGAAAGTAGGGCAAGGATGGATAGGCATGATGCAATGATTGCTACCCAAGAAACAAAGCTAAATCAAACTTTGGCATCCATGGGAAAGCTTGAGGTCCAAGTTGGTCAACTTGTGGatgttattaaaatcaaagagcCTGGAAAACTTCCAAGCCAACCGGAGCAAGCTAAAGCAATCACAGTACTTCGAAGTGGTAAGGTCATTGATAACCAAATTAATTATGAAGTTACTGATAATTCTACTTTGAATGCAGATCAAAGACGAGAGTCAGTCCAGCCTCAACATATCACAACCAGCAACCATTCCGAAAAGATTCAGAAGCCTGAATCAATTCAGTCCTCAGAAAAACAACCCAATTCTGAGTCATCTTCGCTTCAGAAATCTCCAAATCCTTACATCCCTCCTATTCCTTTTCCAGGCCGTTTAAAGCAAAGCAAATTGGATAAGTCTTTTTCTGAAATTTATGATACATTATCTAAAGTCAATATTAACTTACCTTTGCTTGATGTGATCAGGAATATGCCGGCATACGCAAAATTCTTCAAGGAATTGAACACGTACAAACGCAAGTATGGGCCACATGAAAAGGTAATGGTCTCGGAGAATGTGAGTGCTGTACTTCAAAGGAAGCTACCTCCCAAACTTAAGGATCCTGGAAGTTTTTCTATCAACATAACAGTAGGAGACAAGAAGATGGAAAAGGCAATGCTAGATTTGGGAGCGAGtataaatttgatgccatactCTGTATATCTTCAATTAGGTTTGGGGGAGGTGAAGCCGACAACAATGTCTCTACAACTGGCGGATTGA